The following is a genomic window from Pyxidicoccus trucidator.
GCCAATATTTCCGTAATGGTCGCGGGCCTGGGTGGCCAGGTCCAGGGCGCGAGCCCGGTCGGTGTTCGCCTCCCAGAGTGCCCGGGCCAGGGCCCACCGGGCCTCGGCGCGGGCGCGGAAGGGGATGTGCGTGAGCGAGCGCTCGAGGAGCGGCACGGCCAGGGCGGGCTGGTTGCGGGAGAGGTGCAGCTCGCCCAAGCCGAGCAGCGCCTGGGCGAGGAGCCTGGGGGCTGTGGTCTGGAGCTGCTCCCCGGTGGCCCGGGCCCGCTGGAGGTGCTGGAGGGCTTCGTCCCACCGTCCCAGCCGCACCAGCGTCTGGCCCAGCAGCGCGGACACGTGGGCGGCGTCGGTGGGGTCGCCGTCCTCCACCTTCTCGTGCAGCGCCAGGGCGAGGGCGAGCTCCTCCCTCGCCCGTGCATCCTGGCCGAGGGCGGCCCGCACCTCGCCGAGGCTGGTGTGTGAGCTGGCGACGCTGGGGTGCTGCGAGCCCAGCGTCTCCTGCCTCAGCGCGAGCGCGCGCTCATGGTGCGCCAGCGCCGCTTCCAGGTGTCCCCGGGCGAGCAGGACGTCGCCCAGGTTGGCGAGCGAGGACGCCACCATGGGGTGATCGGGCCCGAGCAGCTTCTGGCGCATGGTGAGGGAGCGCTCGTACAGCGCCTGGGCCTGCGCGTACTCGCCCAGCTCCTCGTGGACGATGCCCAGGTTGTTGAGCGTCACGGCGACGGACGGGTGCTCGGCGCCGAACAGCTTCTGCTTCAGCGCCAGGGTGCGCTCGAAGTGCCCCCGGGCCTCGGCGTACCGCCCCTGGTCCATGAGCACGTTGCCGAGGCTGTTGAGCAGGCTCGTGAGGTTGACGCTCTCCGGATTCGGAGCCTTCTCCATGAGGGCCAGCGCGCGCTCGTAGTGCCCGAGGGCCAGGGCATGGTCGCCCTTCATCCAGCGCACGTTGCCCAGCGTCTCCAGCGCCTGGGCGAGCTGCTGCTCGTCACCGAGGCGCTCGGCGGAGGCCATCAGCGGCAGCTCCAGCCACAGCGCTTCCGCGTAGCGGGCCTGCCGCGCGCCCACCTCGGTGACGAGGAAGCTCCACGCGCGCGCTTCCAGCAAGGCGTCCCGGCCGCGCGCCGCCAGCACCAGCACCTCGCGCAGCAGGGCCTCGGCGCCCTTGTAGTCGCCGTCGCCGTCCAGGTGCATGGCGTGCCAGAAGAGCGTCTGCCCCTGGGCCGGGGCGTAGCCCAGCGTCGCGAGCCGGGGCCGCAGCTCCTCGGCGAAGGCCAGGCCTTCCTTGAAGCGGCCGGCGCGGTGGAGCGCCTCCAGCCGGTCCTCCAGGGGCTGGAAGGCCTCGACGCGGGCCCGCACCGCCGGGTCCTCGGGAGGCGGCACCACGGCGGTGAGCAGGCGCGTGTCCGAGCAGTCACTCAGGAGCGGCAGCGACTGAACGGCCGGCGCCGCCTTGTCCACCAGCTTCGGGTCCGGCTCGCGCGCGAGTAGCTCCGTGAGCGCGCCGAGCTGGCCGCGCCGCCGCTCCAGGCAGTACTCCCGCAGGGCCGCCAGCCGCTGGGGCTGCGCCGCGCCGTCCTGCCGCGCCAGCTCACACGCCTCGGTCCGCTGCTTCACCCACTCCTCCGAGTACGCGCTCAGCATCCGCGACACGCGCTCGAAGGCGTCCTTCTCCCGCGCCTGCCCCGGGCCGACCATGGCCGTCTCCAGCCGCGCCCGGAGCCGCGCATCCCAGACGCCCGCCAGCCGTTCCTCCATGCCGACGCAGGCGGAGACCGGGGCCTCCTGGCGCACCCAGCCCCAGATGGCGGCCACGCCCAGCAGGGCCACGCCGCTTGCGAGCGCCCCGGCGCGCAGCAGCGCCCGCCGCCGCTGCTCCGGGTCGTTCTCCAGCTCCAGCAGCAGCTCGCGCATGGAGCCCGGGCGCTGGAGCGGGTCGGCCTTCAGCCCTCGCAGGACGGCCCGCGCCACCCAGGCGGGCACCTCGCTCTGCGTTGGAGGGGGGAGGATGCGCTCGTCGAGCCGCGCCTCGAGGATGGCGCCGAAGGTGTCGCCCGCGAAGGGCCTCGTGCCGTAGAGGGCCTCGTAGAGCGCCACGCAGAAGCCGTACAAGTCACTGCGCGCGTCGACGGCGCGGCCCTGGAGTTGCTCGGGGGCCATGTAGCGCGGCGTGCCCAGCACCTTGCCGGACTCGGTGAGGGGCTCCAGCCACGTCCGCGGCTGCGAGCGCTCCAGGGGCTCGGGACCCTCGGGCTCCGAGGTGAGGCCGTGCGCGGCCTGCGCCAGCCCGAAGTCCGTCACCCGGACGCGTCCGTCCGCGCCGACCAGCACGTTGTCCGGCTTGAAGTCGCGGTGGACGAGCCCCGCCGCATGCGCCGCCGTCAGGCCCCGGCCCGCGTCCAGGAAGGCGCGCAGCACCTCGCGCCACGTGCGGGGCCGCTGCTTGAGCCACTGCTGCAGCGTCTGCCCCTCCACGTACTCCATGGCGATGAAGACGGAGTCGTCCTCCAGTCGCCCCGAGTCGTAGACGTGCACCACGTTGGGGTGGTTGAGGCGCGCCATCGCCTGCGCCTCGCGGAGCAGGCGCACCTGGGCGGCGTCGCTGTCGTCGAGGCTCCAGATGGGGCGCAGCAGCTTGACGGCCACGCGCCGGTTCAGCCGCGCGTCATACGCGGAGAGGACGAGCCCCATGCCGCCGTGCCCCAGCACGTCGAGCACCGTGTAGCGCTCCGCCAACACCCGCCCCGGAGGCGGCGAGGCGACGGCAGGCCCCGTGCGGATGGAGTCCACCGTCAGTCCCGAGGTCGGCCGCGCGGAGTCCACCCCGCCCGGGGCGGCGGGCCCCAGGGTAAGCGTCACCTCTGGAATGTCGGAGTCGGGCGCCCCCCCGGGCCGGTGAGGACTCATGTCCGACACTGTACCTCAGATGGAGGGCTACTGGAGCACCGCGAGCAGGTCTCCGCCCTGCACGGCGCCCTTGAGCGTGGGCACCACCTCCGCCACGGTGCCCGCGCGCGGGGCGCGGACCACCGTCTCCATCTTCATCGCCTCCAGCGTGACGATTGGCGCCCCGGCCTCCACACGCGCGCCCGGCTTGACGTGCAGCGCGATGACGGTGCCCGGCATGCTCGCC
Proteins encoded in this region:
- a CDS encoding serine/threonine-protein kinase — encoded protein: MSPHRPGGAPDSDIPEVTLTLGPAAPGGVDSARPTSGLTVDSIRTGPAVASPPPGRVLAERYTVLDVLGHGGMGLVLSAYDARLNRRVAVKLLRPIWSLDDSDAAQVRLLREAQAMARLNHPNVVHVYDSGRLEDDSVFIAMEYVEGQTLQQWLKQRPRTWREVLRAFLDAGRGLTAAHAAGLVHRDFKPDNVLVGADGRVRVTDFGLAQAAHGLTSEPEGPEPLERSQPRTWLEPLTESGKVLGTPRYMAPEQLQGRAVDARSDLYGFCVALYEALYGTRPFAGDTFGAILEARLDERILPPPTQSEVPAWVARAVLRGLKADPLQRPGSMRELLLELENDPEQRRRALLRAGALASGVALLGVAAIWGWVRQEAPVSACVGMEERLAGVWDARLRARLETAMVGPGQAREKDAFERVSRMLSAYSEEWVKQRTEACELARQDGAAQPQRLAALREYCLERRRGQLGALTELLAREPDPKLVDKAAPAVQSLPLLSDCSDTRLLTAVVPPPEDPAVRARVEAFQPLEDRLEALHRAGRFKEGLAFAEELRPRLATLGYAPAQGQTLFWHAMHLDGDGDYKGAEALLREVLVLAARGRDALLEARAWSFLVTEVGARQARYAEALWLELPLMASAERLGDEQQLAQALETLGNVRWMKGDHALALGHYERALALMEKAPNPESVNLTSLLNSLGNVLMDQGRYAEARGHFERTLALKQKLFGAEHPSVAVTLNNLGIVHEELGEYAQAQALYERSLTMRQKLLGPDHPMVASSLANLGDVLLARGHLEAALAHHERALALRQETLGSQHPSVASSHTSLGEVRAALGQDARAREELALALALHEKVEDGDPTDAAHVSALLGQTLVRLGRWDEALQHLQRARATGEQLQTTAPRLLAQALLGLGELHLSRNQPALAVPLLERSLTHIPFRARAEARWALARALWEANTDRARALDLATQARDHYGNIGQERKHAQVSKWLLSHSSPLAAEIR